The Zonotrichia albicollis isolate bZonAlb1 chromosome 9, bZonAlb1.hap1, whole genome shotgun sequence genome has a window encoding:
- the GHSR gene encoding growth hormone secretagogue receptor type 1 isoform X1, protein MREGSAGGRGAENRTGAEPPLHLFPVPVLTGITVACVLLFVIGIIGNLMTMLVVSRFRDMRTTTNFYLSSMAFSDLLIFLCMPLDLFRLWQYRPWNFGNLLCKLFQFISESCTYSTILNITALSVERYVAICFPLRAKVIITKGKVKLVILFLWAISFISAGPIFILVGVEHENGTNPLSTNECRATEYAIRSGLLTIMVWTSSIFFFLPVFCLTVLYSLIGRKLWRRKRKNIGPNTAIRDKNNKQTVKMLVVVVFAFILCWLPFHVGRYLFSKSFEAGSLEIAVISQYCNLVSFVLFYLSAAINPILYNIMSRKYRAAACRLLGLRALPQHSLSSSKQGSSRGWTEPAGTT, encoded by the exons ATGCGGGAGGGGAGCGCGGGCGGCCGCGGCGCGGAGAACCGGACGGGCGCCGAGCCCCCGCTGCACCTGTTCCCCGTGCCCGTGCTCACCGGCATCACCGTCGCCTGCGTCCTGCTCTTCGTCATCGGGATCATCGGCAACCTCATGACCATGCTGGTGGTGTCGCGGTTCCGGGACATGAGGACCACTACCAACTTCTACCTGTCCAGCATGGCCTTCTCCGACCTGCTCATCTTCCTCTGCATGCCCCTGGACCTCTTCCGCCTCTGGCAGTACCGGCCCTGGAACTTCGGGAACCTCCTGTGCAAGCTCTTCCAGTTCATCAGCGAGAGCTGCACCTACTCCACCATCCTCAACATCACGGCGCTCAGCGTGGAGCGGTACGTCGCCATCTGCTTCCCCCTGCGAGCTAAAGTCATCATCACCAAGGGGAAGGTCAAGCTGGTCATCCTCTTCCTCTGGGCCATCTCCTTCATCAGCGCCGGCCCCATCTTCATCCTGGTGGGGGTCGAGCACGAGAATGGCACGAACCCCCTGAGCACCAACgagtgccgagccaccgagtaCGCCATCCGCTCCGGGCTGCTCACCATCATGGTCTGGACCTCCAGCATCTTCTTCTTCCTGCCCGTGTTCTGCCTGACCGTGCTCTACAGCCTCATCGGGAGGAAgctctggaggaggaagaggaagaacaTCGGTCCAAACACTGCCATCAGGGATAAGAACAACAAGCAAACTGTGAAAATGTTAG TCGTGGTGGTATTTGCGTTCATACTCTGCTGGTTGCCTTTTCACGTAGGACGCTACTTATTTTCCAAATCCTTCGAAGCCGGCTCCCTGGAGATAGCAGTGATCAGCCAGTACTGCAACCTGGTGTCCTTTGTGCTCTTCTACCTTAGCGCAGCCATCAACCCCATCCTGTACAACATCATGTCGCGCAAGTACCGCGCGGCCGCCTGCCGCCTGCTGGGGCTGCgcgccctgccccagcacagcctctccagcagcaaGCAGGGCAGCTCCCGCGGCTGGACAGAGCCCGCTGGCACCACATGA
- the GHSR gene encoding growth hormone secretagogue receptor type 1 isoform X2 — MREGSAGGRGAENRTGAEPPLHLFPVPVLTGITVACVLLFVIGIIGNLMTMLVVSRFRDMRTTTNFYLSSMAFSDLLIFLCMPLDLFRLWQYRPWNFGNLLCKLFQFISESCTYSTILNITALSVERYVAICFPLRAKVIITKGKVKLVILFLWAISFISAGPIFILVGVEHENGTNPLSTNECRATEYAIRSGLLTIMVWTSSIFFFLPVFCLTVLYSLIGRKLWRRKRKNIGPNTAIRDKNNKQTVKMLGRYLFSKSFEAGSLEIAVISQYCNLVSFVLFYLSAAINPILYNIMSRKYRAAACRLLGLRALPQHSLSSSKQGSSRGWTEPAGTT, encoded by the exons ATGCGGGAGGGGAGCGCGGGCGGCCGCGGCGCGGAGAACCGGACGGGCGCCGAGCCCCCGCTGCACCTGTTCCCCGTGCCCGTGCTCACCGGCATCACCGTCGCCTGCGTCCTGCTCTTCGTCATCGGGATCATCGGCAACCTCATGACCATGCTGGTGGTGTCGCGGTTCCGGGACATGAGGACCACTACCAACTTCTACCTGTCCAGCATGGCCTTCTCCGACCTGCTCATCTTCCTCTGCATGCCCCTGGACCTCTTCCGCCTCTGGCAGTACCGGCCCTGGAACTTCGGGAACCTCCTGTGCAAGCTCTTCCAGTTCATCAGCGAGAGCTGCACCTACTCCACCATCCTCAACATCACGGCGCTCAGCGTGGAGCGGTACGTCGCCATCTGCTTCCCCCTGCGAGCTAAAGTCATCATCACCAAGGGGAAGGTCAAGCTGGTCATCCTCTTCCTCTGGGCCATCTCCTTCATCAGCGCCGGCCCCATCTTCATCCTGGTGGGGGTCGAGCACGAGAATGGCACGAACCCCCTGAGCACCAACgagtgccgagccaccgagtaCGCCATCCGCTCCGGGCTGCTCACCATCATGGTCTGGACCTCCAGCATCTTCTTCTTCCTGCCCGTGTTCTGCCTGACCGTGCTCTACAGCCTCATCGGGAGGAAgctctggaggaggaagaggaagaacaTCGGTCCAAACACTGCCATCAGGGATAAGAACAACAAGCAAACTGTGAAAATGTTAG GACGCTACTTATTTTCCAAATCCTTCGAAGCCGGCTCCCTGGAGATAGCAGTGATCAGCCAGTACTGCAACCTGGTGTCCTTTGTGCTCTTCTACCTTAGCGCAGCCATCAACCCCATCCTGTACAACATCATGTCGCGCAAGTACCGCGCGGCCGCCTGCCGCCTGCTGGGGCTGCgcgccctgccccagcacagcctctccagcagcaaGCAGGGCAGCTCCCGCGGCTGGACAGAGCCCGCTGGCACCACATGA